The following are encoded together in the Streptomyces rapamycinicus NRRL 5491 genome:
- a CDS encoding helix-turn-helix domain-containing protein — protein sequence MNKNELNPDASPEAAYGARLRSLREARGWTQEDLAARAEYSSVHVSAVENGRKPPTLRFSRSADRAFGIEGEDTFERQFREIRHGSLLEGFPEFVDHEGRAAEIRLYEVGVIPGLLQTPEYATVLADSTVKRGAITAEQAEERVTLLAERQTALVRTPPPLISAVLDESCLCRPVGAPAVMNAQLERLIEFAELPNTVLQVAPFSMGARRPFDLPVTILTMSDRSLLSYAESAQRGHLERDGRFVLPVLAAYHQLQAEACSQAESVTTISQLRKGTP from the coding sequence GTGAACAAGAACGAGTTGAACCCGGACGCCTCGCCCGAGGCGGCCTATGGCGCGCGTTTACGGAGCCTGCGGGAGGCTCGTGGCTGGACTCAAGAGGACCTTGCCGCACGTGCGGAATATTCCAGTGTGCATGTTTCGGCCGTCGAAAATGGTCGGAAACCTCCGACCCTCCGTTTCTCGCGCAGCGCGGACCGCGCCTTCGGCATCGAGGGTGAAGACACGTTTGAGCGCCAGTTCCGCGAGATCCGCCATGGCAGCCTGCTGGAGGGGTTCCCGGAGTTCGTCGACCACGAGGGGCGCGCGGCGGAGATCCGGCTGTACGAAGTGGGGGTCATTCCAGGTCTGCTTCAGACACCGGAATATGCAACGGTCCTGGCGGACAGCACCGTCAAGCGGGGGGCGATCACAGCCGAGCAGGCGGAGGAGCGGGTCACGCTCCTCGCGGAGCGGCAGACCGCGCTCGTCCGGACGCCCCCGCCGCTGATCTCTGCGGTGCTGGACGAAAGCTGTCTGTGTCGGCCCGTCGGTGCACCCGCCGTCATGAACGCCCAGTTGGAGCGGCTGATCGAGTTCGCCGAGCTGCCGAACACCGTGCTCCAGGTCGCTCCGTTCAGCATGGGGGCTCGCCGACCGTTCGACCTGCCGGTCACCATCCTCACGATGTCGGACCGGTCGCTCCTGTCGTACGCCGAGTCCGCCCAGCGGGGGCATCTGGAACGGGACGGCAGGTTCGTCCTGCCCGTGCTGGCGGCCTACCATCAGCTACAGGCCGAAGCCTGCTCGCAGGCGGAATCTGTGACCACGATCAGTCAGTTGCGAAAGGGCACCCCGTGA
- a CDS encoding flavin monoamine oxidase family protein: protein MTCATASATTMLVPDFPFSYDRWLSHPAGLGALPAALHGTEVAVIGGGMSGLTAAYELLRLGLSPVLYEAEQLGGRMRSTPFPGNPEYKAEMGAMRFPVAARSLFHYIDLLGLSTRPFPNPLAPATASTLIDLNGGQDRARTVDELPEVYQEVADAWDKALQERADLATLRDAIQRRDVTTLKTVWNSLVKEFDDQSFYGFLATSSTFQSFRHREIFGQVGFGTGGWDTDFPNSVLEILRVVVTEADDNQVGIVGGSSQVPNGLWEHRPETLAHWPRGTSLASLHGGRPRPAVTRLRRTADGIRVTDESGEEREFPAVVFSPHVWTLLNRVDCDPTLLSTPQWTAVERTHYMGASKLFVLVDRPFWRDTDPATGHDTMSMTLTDRMPRGVYLFDDGPDRPGVMCLSYTWNDDSLKVATLSAEERLETLLSKLAAIYPDVDIRSHIIGGPLTVTWETEPRFMGAFKNNLPGHYRYQRRLFTQFMQDGTDPGQQGFFLCGDDVSWTAGFAEGAVTTALNAVWGVLRHLGGTTHPDNPGPGDLFETFAPLELPYD, encoded by the coding sequence ATGACGTGCGCCACCGCGTCCGCCACGACGATGCTCGTGCCGGATTTCCCCTTTTCCTACGACAGATGGCTGTCCCATCCAGCAGGTCTGGGCGCCCTGCCTGCCGCGCTGCACGGAACCGAAGTCGCCGTCATCGGCGGCGGGATGTCCGGACTGACCGCGGCCTATGAGCTTCTACGACTAGGGCTTTCCCCAGTTCTTTATGAAGCGGAGCAACTGGGCGGCCGTATGCGCTCCACGCCCTTCCCCGGTAATCCGGAATACAAGGCGGAGATGGGCGCCATGCGCTTTCCCGTCGCCGCCCGCTCGCTGTTCCATTACATCGATCTGCTGGGCCTGTCCACTCGTCCTTTCCCTAATCCGTTGGCGCCGGCCACCGCGAGCACGCTGATCGACCTGAACGGCGGTCAGGACCGGGCGCGCACCGTGGACGAGCTTCCGGAGGTCTACCAGGAGGTCGCCGACGCCTGGGACAAGGCGCTCCAGGAGCGGGCCGACCTGGCCACGCTGCGCGACGCCATCCAGCGGCGGGACGTCACCACGCTGAAGACCGTATGGAACTCGCTGGTCAAGGAGTTCGACGACCAGTCCTTCTACGGCTTCCTCGCCACCTCCTCCACCTTCCAGTCGTTCCGCCACCGGGAGATCTTCGGCCAGGTGGGGTTCGGCACCGGCGGCTGGGACACCGACTTCCCCAACTCGGTGCTGGAGATCCTGCGTGTCGTGGTCACCGAGGCCGACGACAACCAGGTGGGCATAGTCGGCGGCTCCTCCCAGGTGCCGAACGGGCTGTGGGAACACCGGCCCGAGACGCTCGCACACTGGCCGCGGGGCACCTCGCTGGCCTCGCTGCACGGCGGCCGGCCCCGGCCCGCGGTCACCCGGCTGCGGCGGACCGCCGACGGCATCCGGGTGACGGACGAGAGCGGCGAGGAGCGCGAGTTCCCCGCGGTGGTCTTCAGCCCGCATGTGTGGACGCTGCTGAACCGGGTCGACTGCGATCCGACACTGCTGTCCACTCCGCAGTGGACGGCGGTGGAGCGCACCCACTACATGGGCGCGTCCAAGCTGTTCGTCCTGGTCGACCGGCCGTTCTGGCGGGACACCGACCCGGCCACCGGCCATGACACGATGAGCATGACGCTCACCGACCGGATGCCGCGCGGGGTCTATCTGTTCGACGACGGACCCGACCGGCCCGGCGTGATGTGCCTGTCGTACACCTGGAACGACGACTCGCTGAAGGTCGCCACGCTCTCCGCCGAGGAGCGGCTGGAGACGCTGCTGTCCAAGCTGGCCGCGATCTATCCGGATGTGGACATCCGGTCGCACATCATCGGGGGGCCGCTGACCGTCACCTGGGAGACCGAGCCCCGCTTCATGGGGGCCTTCAAGAACAACCTGCCCGGCCACTACCGCTATCAGCGGCGGCTGTTCACCCAGTTCATGCAGGACGGGACGGATCCGGGGCAGCAGGGCTTCTTCCTGTGCGGGGACGATGTCTCCTGGACGGCCGGCTTCGCCGAGGGAGCGGTCACCACGGCGCTGAACGCGGTGTGGGGCGTGCTCCGCCACCTCGGCGGCACCACCCATCCGGACAACCCCGGCCCCGGCGATCTCTTCGAGACCTTCGCGCCGCTGGAACTTCCGTACGACTGA
- a CDS encoding ABC transporter permease, which yields MSSSSRPTSSTDGTPGGKAAGEQPPAGQGGERSDATRRPVDPRTPGARPGGTGAADPRSADPRRVDPNSAEDDGFEDTRTVLVRSKPSAPRPGPEAQAPRAGAEVQRAAPNAPVKHENRPHDPRHHESRPQEHRHHEPRGMGAPHGGGDIGDTLTLVIKPIPAPSATQAAQDAKAALNAIIAAADARSPLVEPEPEPQPELELELPDAKRRSGRHRRRANRWRTFFFILWRDIFVTGREMGPFLGQVIVEPFFMLFVFGKVLGEIGFTQPGFQQVLLPGVVALNSFLVALQNTALPLAIDFSWTKEIEDRLLAPIPVALVAVEKAVFGAMRGLIGSLVMIPIGLALLDDVSWPLDKMPVTLGILSLGGLVGGCVGLTLGTLAPARHISIVFAMTLTPIMFTGATQFPWRSLESVRWFQVLCTFNPLTYVTEAMRGLLLTPGPKTPESIPLWICFSAIAAAILIFGTIGIRGFNRRAQD from the coding sequence ATGAGCTCCTCCTCACGACCCACGTCATCGACGGACGGCACCCCCGGCGGCAAGGCCGCCGGGGAGCAGCCCCCGGCCGGCCAGGGCGGTGAGCGGTCCGACGCGACACGCAGGCCCGTCGACCCCAGGACCCCCGGCGCCAGGCCGGGCGGGACCGGGGCCGCCGATCCGCGGAGCGCCGATCCGCGGCGCGTCGACCCCAACTCCGCCGAGGACGACGGCTTCGAGGACACCCGGACCGTGCTCGTACGGTCCAAGCCGTCCGCTCCGCGTCCCGGCCCGGAGGCCCAGGCCCCGCGTGCGGGTGCCGAGGTCCAGAGGGCCGCCCCGAACGCGCCGGTCAAGCACGAGAACCGGCCGCATGACCCCAGGCACCACGAGAGCCGGCCGCAGGAGCACCGGCACCACGAGCCCAGGGGTATGGGCGCCCCGCACGGCGGCGGCGACATCGGCGACACCCTGACGCTGGTCATCAAGCCCATACCGGCCCCGTCGGCGACCCAGGCCGCGCAGGACGCCAAGGCCGCGCTGAACGCGATCATCGCGGCGGCGGACGCCCGTTCGCCGCTCGTGGAGCCCGAACCCGAGCCGCAGCCCGAACTCGAACTCGAACTGCCCGACGCCAAGCGCCGCAGCGGGCGTCACCGGCGCCGCGCCAACCGGTGGCGGACGTTCTTCTTCATCCTGTGGCGCGACATCTTCGTCACCGGCCGCGAGATGGGCCCCTTCCTGGGCCAGGTCATCGTGGAACCGTTCTTCATGCTGTTCGTCTTCGGCAAGGTGCTCGGCGAGATCGGCTTCACCCAGCCCGGCTTCCAGCAGGTGCTGCTGCCCGGTGTGGTGGCGCTCAACAGCTTCCTGGTCGCCCTGCAGAACACCGCGCTGCCACTGGCCATCGACTTCTCCTGGACCAAGGAGATCGAGGACCGATTGCTCGCGCCCATCCCGGTCGCCCTGGTGGCGGTGGAGAAGGCGGTCTTCGGCGCGATGCGCGGTCTGATCGGCTCGCTGGTCATGATCCCGATCGGTCTGGCGCTGCTGGACGACGTCTCCTGGCCGCTGGACAAGATGCCGGTGACGCTGGGCATCCTCAGCCTCGGCGGACTCGTCGGCGGCTGCGTCGGCCTCACCCTGGGCACCCTGGCGCCCGCGCGCCACATCTCCATCGTCTTCGCCATGACGCTGACCCCGATCATGTTCACCGGGGCCACGCAGTTCCCGTGGCGGAGCCTGGAGTCCGTCCGCTGGTTCCAGGTGCTGTGCACCTTCAACCCGCTGACCTACGTCACCGAGGCGATGCGCGGACTGCTGCTGACCCCCGGACCGAAGACACCGGAGTCGATCCCGCTGTGGATCTGTTTCTCGGCCATCGCGGCGGCCATCCTGATCTTCGGGACGATCGGTATCCGGGGCTTCAACCGCCGGGCGCAGGACTGA
- a CDS encoding ABC transporter ATP-binding protein: MNTTRPIDFAVVVDGLVKKYPGRPVPAVDNLSFTVRHGEVFGFLGPNGAGKTTTIGILTTRVAPSGGRAFVQGVDVVRRPAVARQSFAIVPQRNNLDRSLTIRQNLTFHAGYHGLPRSERNRLADESLEWVGLGDHAKARADQVSGGQAQRVMIARALMHRPRVLFLDEPATGLDPQSQIFVRDRVAELKTRGVTVVITTHDMEEASKLCDRIGIVDHGKLLALDTPEALTSRMSNTALTVTVRPPHSGMNGVVHMVQGLGVAERVEVLGGAEADMGGAAAVNDGTFRMKVYSNAPSSVLLPTVIKALTDTECEIKDLNVSKASLEDVFVDLTGKEMR, translated from the coding sequence ATGAACACAACACGTCCTATTGATTTCGCCGTCGTTGTCGACGGCTTGGTCAAGAAGTACCCCGGCCGGCCCGTTCCGGCTGTCGACAATCTCAGCTTCACCGTCAGGCACGGTGAGGTCTTCGGCTTCCTCGGGCCCAACGGAGCGGGTAAGACCACCACCATCGGCATCCTGACCACCCGTGTCGCGCCCAGCGGCGGCCGCGCCTTCGTGCAGGGCGTCGACGTGGTGCGCAGGCCGGCGGTGGCCCGGCAGTCCTTCGCCATCGTGCCGCAGCGCAACAACCTGGACCGGTCACTGACGATCCGTCAGAACCTGACCTTCCACGCCGGCTACCACGGTCTCCCCCGCTCGGAGCGCAATCGCCTGGCGGACGAGAGCCTGGAGTGGGTCGGCCTCGGCGACCATGCCAAGGCCCGGGCGGACCAGGTCTCCGGCGGTCAGGCCCAGCGCGTGATGATCGCGCGGGCGCTGATGCACCGCCCCCGAGTGCTGTTCCTGGACGAGCCGGCCACCGGCCTCGACCCACAGTCCCAGATCTTCGTCCGCGACCGGGTCGCCGAACTGAAGACCCGTGGCGTCACGGTGGTGATCACCACCCACGACATGGAGGAAGCGTCCAAGCTCTGTGACCGGATCGGCATCGTCGACCACGGCAAGCTGCTCGCTCTGGACACCCCCGAGGCGCTGACCAGCCGGATGAGCAACACCGCGCTGACCGTCACGGTGCGCCCGCCGCACAGCGGGATGAACGGCGTGGTCCACATGGTGCAGGGCCTCGGGGTCGCCGAGCGGGTCGAGGTGCTCGGTGGTGCCGAGGCCGACATGGGCGGGGCCGCGGCCGTCAACGACGGCACCTTCCGGATGAAGGTCTACAGCAACGCGCCGTCCTCCGTGCTACTGCCCACGGTCATCAAGGCCCTGACCGACACCGAGTGCGAGATCAAGGACCTGAATGTGAGCAAGGCGAGCCTGGAAGACGTCTTTGTCGACCTGACGGGGAAGGAGATGCGATGA
- a CDS encoding class I adenylate-forming enzyme family protein, with the protein MTAKIYALDSVQTLADFELDALRVADVIREHGVTHGDRVIFKAGNSAAYVSVLFALMHVGASIVLTDQQEHPDETRRIAERTGAAIAFVDDDAPIHDDIRTVNLYELIAPAAGRPLNRRELSFDAWADRRDGLIMWTSGSTGEPKGAVKSGRKFLTNLERNAAQVGHRPDDVLLPLLPFAHQYGLSMVLIAWLTRCSLVIAPYKRLDRAVQMAGRTGATVIDATPSSYRTMLNLVGRKPSLRGQLEGVRMFCSGAAPLDGALSERYVAEFGLPLLDSYGSTELGNIAFATLENPVSCGRAMDGIKLRVIDEDGHPAAPGEAGEIEVDTPDALEGHLAADGTIDAVPTGWQSTGDLGYLDGEDNLFVLGRKFAVHRSGYTLYPELIERKAALAGISTRIVPLPDERRAGDEQLVFFVEDEELRDARHWRERLCQVLPVYEQPNRVEVLEDFPLNRNGKPDKRRLEQLARG; encoded by the coding sequence ATGACCGCGAAGATCTACGCGCTCGACTCGGTGCAGACCCTGGCCGACTTCGAGCTGGACGCGCTGCGCGTCGCCGATGTGATCCGCGAGCACGGGGTGACCCACGGCGACCGCGTCATCTTCAAGGCGGGCAACTCCGCCGCCTACGTGAGCGTGCTGTTCGCGCTCATGCACGTGGGAGCCTCCATCGTCCTGACCGACCAGCAGGAGCACCCGGACGAGACCCGGCGGATAGCCGAGCGCACCGGTGCCGCGATCGCCTTCGTGGACGACGACGCGCCGATCCACGACGACATCCGTACGGTGAACCTCTACGAGCTGATCGCCCCGGCCGCCGGGCGCCCGCTCAACCGCCGGGAGCTGTCCTTCGACGCCTGGGCCGACCGGCGCGACGGCCTGATCATGTGGACCTCCGGTTCCACCGGCGAGCCCAAGGGCGCCGTCAAGTCCGGCCGTAAGTTCCTCACCAACCTGGAGCGCAACGCCGCCCAGGTCGGGCACCGGCCGGACGACGTACTGCTGCCGCTGCTGCCGTTCGCCCACCAGTACGGGCTGTCCATGGTGCTCATCGCCTGGCTCACCCGCTGCTCGCTGGTGATCGCCCCGTACAAGCGGCTGGACCGGGCCGTCCAGATGGCCGGGCGGACCGGCGCCACGGTGATCGACGCCACCCCGTCCAGCTATCGCACCATGCTCAACCTGGTCGGCCGTAAGCCTTCGCTGCGGGGCCAGCTGGAGGGCGTCCGGATGTTCTGCTCGGGCGCCGCGCCGCTGGACGGCGCGCTCTCCGAGCGCTATGTGGCCGAATTCGGGCTGCCGCTGCTGGACAGCTACGGCAGCACCGAGCTGGGCAACATCGCCTTCGCCACCCTGGAGAACCCGGTCTCCTGCGGCCGGGCCATGGACGGCATCAAGCTGCGCGTCATCGACGAGGACGGCCACCCGGCCGCCCCCGGCGAGGCCGGCGAGATCGAGGTCGACACCCCGGACGCGCTCGAGGGCCACCTCGCGGCGGACGGCACCATCGACGCCGTGCCCACCGGCTGGCAGTCCACCGGCGACCTCGGCTACCTCGACGGGGAGGACAACCTCTTCGTCCTGGGACGGAAGTTCGCGGTGCACCGCTCCGGCTACACGCTCTACCCCGAGCTGATCGAGCGGAAGGCGGCCCTCGCCGGGATCTCCACCCGGATCGTGCCGCTCCCCGACGAGCGCCGCGCCGGTGACGAGCAGCTGGTCTTCTTCGTGGAGGACGAGGAGCTGCGGGACGCCAGGCACTGGCGGGAGCGGCTGTGCCAGGTGCTCCCGGTCTACGAACAGCCCAACCGGGTCGAGGTGCTGGAGGACTTCCCGCTCAACCGCAACGGCAAGCCGGACAAGCGCCGCCTCGAGCAGCTCGCCCGGGGCTGA
- a CDS encoding DUF397 domain-containing protein: MTTESPRWFKSSYSNNGGQCIEVAANLVASRGVVPVRDSKDPHGPALMFEPTAWSSFVSAVRCGEFPTT, translated from the coding sequence GTGACGACCGAATCCCCCCGTTGGTTCAAGTCCTCCTACAGCAACAACGGCGGCCAGTGCATAGAGGTCGCCGCCAACCTCGTCGCCTCGCGCGGCGTGGTCCCCGTCCGTGACAGCAAGGACCCGCACGGCCCGGCGCTCATGTTCGAGCCGACCGCCTGGTCGTCGTTCGTATCCGCCGTCAGGTGCGGGGAGTTCCCCACCACCTGA
- a CDS encoding thioesterase II family protein yields the protein MQTETPSSFRLICFPESAHSTAYYLSLSELLLPTVEVLAIQYPLYAGFEDDERLTDSADLADRIFGALGEWMDRPLAFFGHRAGADLAYRVAERLERETGTPLLTLFVSGRTAHWGMTLGPPALGCRIVALAGEGDPKTPLRGVRAWRRRTSGRFDLEVFPGSRYYLDSSRREVVNLVHDQLLSQVPVDAEWEAGAEDQGA from the coding sequence TTGCAAACGGAAACTCCGAGTAGTTTCCGGCTGATCTGTTTCCCGGAATCCGCCCACTCCACCGCGTACTACCTCTCACTGTCCGAGCTTCTGCTGCCCACGGTGGAGGTGCTGGCGATCCAGTACCCCCTGTACGCCGGGTTCGAGGACGATGAGCGGCTGACCGACTCCGCCGACCTCGCGGACCGGATCTTCGGTGCGCTGGGGGAGTGGATGGACCGCCCGCTGGCCTTCTTCGGCCACCGGGCCGGCGCCGATCTCGCCTACCGCGTCGCCGAGCGCCTGGAGCGGGAGACCGGGACGCCGCTGCTGACCCTGTTCGTCTCCGGCCGGACCGCGCACTGGGGCATGACCCTGGGGCCCCCGGCGCTCGGCTGCCGGATCGTCGCCCTCGCCGGTGAGGGCGACCCCAAGACCCCGCTGCGCGGCGTACGGGCCTGGCGGCGGCGGACGAGCGGACGATTCGACCTCGAGGTGTTTCCCGGTTCCCGCTACTACCTCGACTCGAGCCGGAGAGAGGTCGTCAACCTGGTGCACGACCAGCTGCTCTCCCAAGTCCCCGTCGACGCCGAGTGGGAAGCCGGCGCCGAAGACCAGGGAGCCTAG
- a CDS encoding tetratricopeptide repeat protein, whose translation MAEANAIGRDGACGAASNTINGGVFFHAVIQGRDITVQLPPQVTPALSALPPASGTFTGREKQVERLLEGLAPGREQRKAPLLAAVAGMAGVGKTELVVQTATRALKEPGWFPGGVLFVDMFGYDRERRLPPDHALDGLLRALGMPGEHIPDGLQDRTRLYRSVLSAFAEQGRRILVVIDNASDEEQARPLLPTDGTTAALLTSRHTLDVDARLHDLDVLDVRSSTELLNQALHNALGPGDTRVQDEPEHAKAIARLCAGLPLALRIAAALLADAPKRPLVSLALALEAEHRRLDRLRREERAVRAAFDLSHQHLGHQQARLFRLLSLNPGDDLSTESAANLADDDLYEVEGLLQDLARAHLLEPAHVWGRWRFHDLVRLYADEKGRLHADSDERNVARSRLFAYYQTTAEAASTHLDTRRGTPSACFPDRDGALAWLDAERPNLVATVTAAPRFGLQKTSFDLADALTRYLHDCYAFDDWVTVTTTALAICREFDDRCGEAVALNQLGLAFAGLRRFGEAIDAHDKAAIVYRGLGDRDGEAGALTNLGSALTGLRRFDDAITAHTRAVTIFHETGDGQKEGHALSNLGSALTGLRRFDDALIAYTQAATIFNKNGNRRDAAHALNNVGGVLTELRQFEKAVEYHAAAATIFRTHGDRHSEALAFNNLGRALVGLRRFDQAINAHAKAAEIYGEAGDRHREGVALNNHGLALVEVGRFGEAIDAHTQAAAIFRETSDRHGESQALNNLGRPLGEMGRLSEAIDAHTRAAAIYCDLGDRHREGLALHNLGATLSKAGRFKEAIDVQTKALTIFRETGDRHLEGLALHNLSNALLARGQFKKAIHARTKALTIFRETGNHP comes from the coding sequence ATGGCCGAGGCAAATGCCATCGGGCGGGACGGCGCGTGCGGGGCGGCGTCGAACACAATCAATGGTGGTGTGTTCTTCCACGCCGTGATCCAGGGGCGGGACATCACCGTACAGTTGCCGCCGCAGGTCACCCCGGCGCTGTCCGCACTCCCTCCAGCGTCCGGCACTTTCACCGGTCGTGAGAAGCAGGTTGAGCGGTTACTCGAGGGCCTCGCTCCCGGCAGGGAGCAGCGGAAAGCACCGCTGCTGGCGGCGGTCGCGGGGATGGCCGGAGTTGGCAAGACCGAACTGGTGGTACAGACAGCCACCCGGGCGTTGAAGGAGCCGGGCTGGTTTCCCGGCGGCGTGCTGTTCGTCGACATGTTCGGCTACGACAGGGAACGCCGACTGCCTCCAGACCACGCCCTGGACGGTCTGTTACGGGCTCTGGGAATGCCCGGCGAACACATCCCCGATGGTCTACAGGACCGTACGCGGCTGTATCGCAGTGTGCTGTCCGCCTTCGCGGAACAGGGACGGCGGATACTGGTCGTCATCGACAACGCCTCCGACGAGGAGCAAGCTCGCCCTCTGCTGCCCACCGACGGCACCACCGCTGCTCTGCTCACCTCCCGTCACACTCTGGACGTTGACGCCCGTCTGCACGACCTCGACGTCCTCGACGTGCGATCCTCCACCGAGTTGCTCAACCAAGCCCTGCACAACGCCCTTGGCCCTGGCGACACCCGTGTGCAGGACGAGCCAGAGCACGCGAAGGCAATCGCCCGGCTTTGTGCCGGCCTGCCGCTGGCCCTGCGTATCGCAGCCGCCCTACTGGCTGATGCTCCTAAGCGGCCGCTGGTGTCCCTGGCTCTGGCCCTTGAAGCAGAGCACCGCCGGCTGGACCGGCTCCGCCGCGAGGAGCGCGCGGTACGCGCTGCCTTCGATCTCTCCCACCAGCACCTCGGCCACCAACAGGCCCGCCTGTTCCGGTTGCTGTCGCTCAACCCTGGCGACGACCTTTCTACCGAGAGCGCTGCCAACCTTGCCGACGACGACCTGTACGAGGTGGAGGGACTCCTTCAAGACCTGGCCCGCGCCCACCTGCTCGAACCTGCACACGTCTGGGGCCGCTGGCGGTTTCACGACCTCGTGCGCCTGTATGCCGACGAGAAGGGCCGCCTCCACGCGGACAGCGATGAACGTAACGTGGCCCGCTCCCGTCTCTTTGCCTACTACCAGACCACCGCGGAGGCCGCCAGCACCCATCTGGACACGCGACGCGGCACCCCCTCGGCCTGCTTTCCGGACCGCGATGGCGCACTGGCCTGGCTGGATGCCGAACGCCCTAACCTCGTTGCCACCGTCACCGCCGCTCCGCGATTCGGCCTCCAGAAAACCAGCTTCGACCTTGCGGATGCTCTTACCCGGTACCTCCACGACTGCTATGCCTTTGATGACTGGGTGACCGTCACGACGACGGCCCTGGCCATTTGTCGTGAGTTTGATGACCGCTGCGGTGAGGCAGTGGCGCTGAACCAGCTCGGTCTTGCCTTTGCCGGTTTGCGGCGGTTCGGCGAGGCCATCGACGCCCATGACAAGGCCGCAATCGTCTATCGCGGCCTCGGGGACCGCGACGGTGAAGCGGGGGCGCTGACGAATCTCGGCAGCGCGCTGACTGGGCTGCGGCGGTTCGACGATGCCATCACCGCGCATACCCGGGCGGTCACCATTTTCCATGAAACCGGCGACGGCCAGAAGGAAGGGCATGCGCTCAGCAACCTCGGCAGCGCGCTGACTGGGCTGCGGCGGTTCGACGATGCTCTAATCGCCTACACCCAGGCGGCCACCATTTTCAATAAGAATGGCAACCGCCGGGATGCTGCCCATGCGCTGAACAACGTTGGCGGCGTCTTGACCGAGCTGCGGCAGTTCGAAAAGGCCGTCGAATACCATGCGGCGGCTGCCACCATCTTTCGCACCCACGGTGACCGCCACAGTGAAGCACTCGCGTTTAACAACCTTGGCCGGGCTCTGGTCGGGCTGCGGCGGTTCGACCAGGCCATCAACGCTCATGCCAAGGCAGCCGAGATCTACGGTGAGGCCGGCGATCGCCACCGTGAAGGCGTTGCGCTGAACAACCATGGCCTGGCTCTGGTCGAGGTAGGACGGTTCGGCGAGGCCATCGATGCTCACACCCAGGCCGCCGCTATTTTCCGTGAGACCAGTGACCGCCATGGTGAAAGCCAAGCGCTGAACAATCTCGGTCGGCCTCTGGGCGAGATGGGACGGTTGAGCGAGGCTATCGACGCTCACACCCGGGCTGCGGCCATCTACTGCGACCTCGGCGATCGCCACCGTGAAGGATTGGCATTGCACAACCTCGGCGCCACTCTGTCGAAGGCGGGGCGATTCAAGGAAGCCATCGACGTCCAAACGAAGGCGCTCACCATCTTCCGGGAAACCGGCGACCGCCACCTTGAGGGCCTAGCCTTGCACAACCTCAGCAACGCTCTGTTGGCGAGGGGACAATTCAAGAAGGCGATCCACGCCCGAACGAAGGCCCTCACCATTTTCCGGGAAACCGGTAACCACCCCTGA
- a CDS encoding ACP S-malonyltransferase: MTASEQTKTAIVFPGMGPSGFSEVGRFLTLDPFARKRLAEADEALGYSVFDRLRDSEDDYSEATQIAFLVNSMASADRAEQDHGLVADLCVGPSFGQKAAAAYVSSLPFPEVVRLTAELARCEHAYFAEEYQDAVTHTFVRTPREKLTEILTELGERDEWYDYSGYLDDGFFMVSLRETELEWFKKAISQAGGYSMYTMVPAVHAPAFAELRRRAAEEILPKYDILDPKLPVVTDQDGTIVTTADGLRTMLLDTFDLPIHWPKVVDTLKGAGVSKMYITGPDNLFHRLDGTKSNFEVVTVGPGKRSRPARKR, encoded by the coding sequence ATGACGGCATCCGAGCAGACGAAGACAGCCATCGTTTTCCCGGGCATGGGACCCTCCGGCTTCTCCGAGGTGGGCAGGTTCCTCACGCTCGACCCGTTCGCCCGGAAGCGGCTCGCCGAGGCCGACGAGGCGCTGGGCTACTCGGTCTTCGACCGGCTCCGCGATTCCGAGGACGACTACTCCGAGGCCACCCAGATCGCCTTCCTGGTGAACTCGATGGCCTCGGCGGACCGGGCGGAGCAGGACCACGGACTGGTCGCCGACCTGTGCGTGGGCCCCAGCTTCGGGCAGAAGGCGGCCGCGGCCTACGTCAGTTCGCTGCCGTTCCCCGAGGTGGTGCGGCTCACCGCGGAGCTGGCCCGCTGTGAGCACGCGTACTTCGCCGAGGAGTACCAGGACGCGGTCACCCACACCTTCGTCCGCACTCCGCGGGAGAAGCTGACGGAGATCCTCACCGAACTCGGCGAGCGTGATGAGTGGTACGACTACTCCGGCTATCTCGACGACGGCTTCTTCATGGTGTCGCTGCGCGAGACCGAGCTGGAGTGGTTCAAGAAGGCGATCAGCCAGGCGGGCGGCTACTCCATGTACACCATGGTCCCGGCGGTGCACGCGCCCGCGTTCGCGGAGCTGCGGCGCCGGGCCGCCGAGGAGATCCTGCCCAAGTACGACATCCTCGACCCGAAGCTGCCCGTGGTCACCGACCAGGACGGCACCATAGTGACCACGGCCGACGGGCTGCGCACGATGCTGCTGGACACCTTCGATCTGCCGATCCACTGGCCGAAGGTGGTGGACACGCTGAAGGGCGCCGGGGTGTCGAAGATGTACATCACCGGGCCGGACAACCTCTTCCACCGCCTGGACGGCACCAAGTCCAACTTCGAGGTGGTGACGGTGGGCCCGGGCAAACGCTCGCGACCCGCCCGCAAGCGCTGA